A single region of the Streptococcus sanguinis genome encodes:
- the secA gene encoding preprotein translocase subunit SecA, with product MANILKTIIENDKGELRKLEKMADKVLAYEDEMAALSDEELQAKTEEFKKRYADGETLDQLLFEAFAVVREGAKRVLGLFPYKVQVMGGIVLHHGDVPEMRTGEGKTLTATMPVYLNALAGKGVHVVTVNEYLTERDATEMGELYSWLGLSVGINLAAKSPSEKKEAYACDITYSTNAEIGFDYLRDNMVVRAENMVQRPLNYALVDEVDSILIDEARTPLIVSGPVSSDTNQLYHMADHYVKSLDKDDYIIDVQSKTIGLSDSGIDKAESYFKLDNLYDIENVALTHFIDNALRANYIMLLDIDYVVSEDHEILIVDQFTGRTMEGRRYSDGLHQAIEAKEGVPIQEETKTSASITYQNLFRMYKKLSGMTGTAKTEEEEFRETYNIRVIPIPTNRPVARIDHSDLLYPSIDSKFKAVVQDVKERHEKGQPVLVGTVAVETSDYISKKLVEAGVPHEVLNAKNHYKEAQIIMNAGQRGAVTIATNMAGRGTDIKLGEGVRELGGLCVIGTERHESRRIDNQLRGRSGRQGDPGESQFYLSLEDELMRRFGSERIKALLDRMNLSDEDSVIKSGMLTRQVEAAQKRVEGNNYDTRKQVLQYDDVMREQREIIYAERHDVITADRDLSPEIHAMIKRTINRIVDGSSHSDQDDKIEAILNFAKYNLVSEDSISDSDLEGKSDQEIKDYLFERALEVYDSQIAKLRDEEAVREFQKVLILRVVDSKWTDHIDALDQLRNAVGLRGYAQNNPVVEYQAESFRMFNDMIGSIEFDVTRLMMKAQIHEQERPRTERAINTTATRNISAKAPNMPENVNLSNVKRNDPCPCGSGKKFKNCHGRKK from the coding sequence ATGGCGAATATTTTAAAGACTATCATTGAAAATGATAAAGGTGAATTAAGAAAATTAGAAAAAATGGCTGACAAGGTCTTGGCTTATGAAGACGAGATGGCTGCCTTGTCTGATGAAGAACTTCAGGCAAAAACAGAAGAATTCAAGAAACGCTATGCTGATGGTGAAACTCTAGATCAGCTCTTATTTGAAGCTTTTGCGGTTGTCCGTGAAGGAGCTAAGCGAGTGTTGGGCCTTTTCCCTTATAAGGTTCAGGTTATGGGAGGGATTGTTCTCCATCATGGTGACGTTCCAGAGATGCGTACCGGTGAAGGAAAAACCTTGACAGCGACGATGCCAGTTTACCTAAATGCCCTTGCAGGAAAAGGTGTGCACGTTGTCACAGTCAATGAATACCTGACTGAGCGTGACGCGACCGAAATGGGTGAACTCTATTCTTGGCTGGGCCTTTCTGTTGGTATCAATCTGGCAGCTAAGTCTCCATCTGAGAAAAAAGAAGCATACGCTTGTGATATTACCTATTCAACCAATGCTGAGATTGGCTTTGACTACCTGCGTGATAACATGGTAGTTCGAGCTGAAAACATGGTACAGCGCCCACTCAATTATGCCTTGGTCGATGAGGTGGACTCAATCCTGATTGACGAAGCTCGGACACCGCTGATTGTTTCAGGACCGGTTTCTTCAGATACCAACCAGCTTTATCATATGGCTGACCACTATGTCAAATCTCTGGATAAGGACGACTACATCATCGATGTTCAGTCTAAGACGATTGGTCTGTCTGATTCAGGGATTGACAAGGCAGAAAGCTACTTCAAGCTGGACAATCTCTATGATATTGAAAATGTTGCCCTGACTCACTTTATCGACAATGCCCTGCGAGCTAACTACATCATGCTCCTTGACATTGACTATGTGGTCAGTGAAGATCATGAAATTCTGATTGTCGATCAGTTTACCGGTCGGACAATGGAAGGACGTCGTTACTCTGACGGTCTCCACCAAGCGATTGAAGCTAAAGAAGGTGTGCCGATTCAGGAAGAAACAAAGACTTCTGCTTCCATTACTTATCAGAACCTCTTCCGTATGTATAAGAAGCTGTCCGGTATGACAGGTACAGCTAAGACGGAGGAAGAAGAGTTCCGCGAAACATATAACATTCGTGTTATTCCGATTCCAACCAACCGTCCGGTAGCGCGTATTGACCATTCTGACCTGCTTTACCCAAGTATTGATTCTAAGTTTAAGGCAGTTGTTCAGGATGTTAAAGAGCGTCATGAAAAAGGCCAGCCAGTTCTGGTCGGTACCGTTGCGGTTGAAACCAGTGATTATATTTCTAAGAAATTGGTAGAAGCTGGGGTTCCTCACGAAGTCCTCAATGCGAAAAACCACTATAAAGAAGCACAAATTATCATGAACGCCGGCCAACGTGGTGCGGTTACTATTGCGACCAATATGGCCGGACGGGGAACCGACATCAAGTTGGGTGAAGGTGTTCGCGAACTGGGGGGACTCTGCGTTATCGGTACAGAGCGCCATGAAAGCCGCCGGATTGATAATCAGCTGCGTGGACGTTCAGGTCGTCAGGGTGATCCAGGTGAGTCACAGTTCTATCTATCACTGGAAGATGAGCTGATGCGCCGCTTTGGTTCAGAGCGCATTAAAGCCCTCTTGGATCGAATGAACCTTAGTGACGAAGATTCTGTTATCAAGTCTGGCATGCTGACCCGTCAGGTAGAGGCAGCTCAGAAGCGTGTCGAAGGAAATAACTACGATACACGGAAACAAGTCTTGCAGTATGATGACGTAATGCGTGAGCAGCGGGAAATTATCTATGCTGAGCGCCACGATGTCATTACTGCTGACCGTGACCTCAGTCCTGAAATCCATGCTATGATTAAACGGACGATCAACCGTATCGTTGATGGTAGCAGCCACTCTGATCAGGATGATAAGATTGAAGCGATTTTAAACTTTGCTAAGTATAACTTGGTTTCAGAAGATTCCATTTCTGACAGTGATTTGGAAGGCAAGTCTGATCAAGAAATCAAAGATTATCTGTTTGAACGTGCATTGGAAGTCTATGACAGTCAGATTGCTAAGCTGCGAGATGAAGAAGCTGTGCGTGAATTCCAGAAGGTCTTGATTCTGCGCGTGGTGGACAGCAAGTGGACTGACCATATCGACGCCCTTGACCAGCTGCGCAATGCTGTTGGACTGCGCGGTTATGCACAAAATAACCCAGTTGTCGAATATCAAGCAGAAAGCTTCCGTATGTTCAACGACATGATTGGCTCTATTGAATTCGATGTAACTCGTCTGATGATGAAAGCGCAGATTCATGAGCAAGAGCGCCCTCGGACAGAGCGGGCTATCAATACCACAGCTACCCGCAATATCTCTGCCAAGGCGCCAAATATGCCTGAGAATGTAAACCTGTCTAATGTAAAGAGAAATGACCCTTGTCCATGTGGTTCTGGCAAGAAGTTCAAGAACTGTCACGGCCGCAAAAAGTAA